The Streptomyces sp. NBC_00454 DNA segment ATCGGCCCCGCTCCGACCCGACTACCACGGATCGCGTTGCCACTTGCCACGGTCGTAACTCCCTGCGTGATGGTGCCGCGAAGCGTGAGTGGATTCCGTCGCGGGCGCCCAAGTCTACGTAAGGCCCAACGCGCGTCCAGTGACTGGAGTTACCCATTCCAGACGTGAACGCCGGACCTCATGATAGGCCGGGGAGAGCCGACCGGACTGCCGGAACGTCCAGAACGGTTCAGCTGCCGGACTTCATGAGCAGGCCGAGCGCGACGATGCACGCGAACCACAGCAGGCCGATCACCACGGTGATGCGGTCCAGGTTGCGCTCCGCGACCGAGGAGCCGCCGACCGACGACTGCATGCCGCCGCCGAACATGTCGGAAAGGCCGCCGCCCTTGCCCTTGTGCATCAGCACGAGCAGCATCAGCAGGGCGCTGAAGACGACCAGGGCGATCGAGAACCCCATAATCACGGCTGATTCCTACCTTCTGGCTTACTGGCATTCCGGCGTTCCCGCATTGCCGATTACGTGCGCGGGGGCCAGGGCTGATGTTTCAGCCTGCTGGCCCCCGCAAGGGTACGACGGATCCGCCCTACCGCATACTCACTGGTCGCGGAACCGGACGATCTTGACGAACTCGTCCGCGTCCAGAGCCGCGCCACCGATCAGGGCGCCGTCGACATCCGGCTGGGCCATGATCGCGGCGATGTTGCCGGACTTGACCGAGCCGCCGTACTGGATGCGGACCTTGTCGGCCAGCTCCTGCGAGTACAGCTCCGCGAGGCGCACGCGGATCGCTCCGCAGACCTCCTGGGCGTCCTCGGGGGTGGCGACCTCGCCGGTGCCGATCGCCCAGACGGGTTCGTACGCGATCACGATGGACTCGACCTGCTCGGCCGGGACGTCCTTGAGGCCGCCGTCGAGCTGGCTCAGCGTGTACGGGACCTGCTGGCCGGCCTTGCGGATGTCCAGACCCTCGCCGACGCACAGGATCGGGGTGATCCCGTGCTTGTAGGCGGCCTTGACCTTGGCGTTGCAGATCTCGTCGCTCTCGGCGTGGTACTGGCGGCGCTCGCTGTGGCCGACGGCGACGAAGGTGCACTTCAGCTTCGAGAGCATCGGGCCGGAGATCTCGCCGGTGTAGGCACCGGAGTCGTGCGCCGAGATGTCCTGGGCGCCGTACTTGATCTTCAGCTTGTCGCCGTCGACCAGGGTCTGGACCGAGCGGAGGTCGACGAAGGGCGGCAGCACCGCGACCTCGACGGCGTCGTAGTCCTTGTCGGCCAGGGCGAAGGCGAGCTTCTGGACGTGGGCGATGGCCTCGAGGTGGTTGAGGTTCATCTTCCAGTTGCCCGCCATCAGCGGGGTACGCGTGGTCATGCGGTTCAGACCTCCAGTGCGGCGAGGCCGGGGAGCGTCTTGCCCTCGAGGTACTCGAGGGAGGCGCCGCCACCGGTCGAAATGTGGCCGAAAGCGTTCTCGTCGAAGCCGAGGATGCGGACCGCGGCGGCGCTGTCGCCACCGCCGACGACCGTGAAGGCGCTGCTGTCGAGGAGCGCCTGCGCGATGGCCTTGGTGCCGTTCGCATAGTCGGGGTGCTCGAAGACGCCCACGGGACCGTTCCAGAACACGGTCTCGGCGTCGGCGATCTTCGATGCGTACAGCTCGCGGGTCTTGGGACCGATGTCCAGACCCTCCTGGTCGGCGGGGATCTTGTCCGCGGCGACCGTGATGAACTCGGCCGGGGCCTTGGTCTTCAGGTCCGGGAAGTCCTTGGAGGCCAGGATGTCGACCGGGAGGACCAGCTCGACGCCGTTGGCCTCGGCGCGCGCCATGTACTCCTTGACGACCTCCACCTGGTCCTTCTGGAGCAGGGAGATGCCGACCTCGTAGCCCTTGGCGTACAGGAAGGTGTACGCCATGCCGCCGCCGATGAGGATCCGGTCGGCCTTGCCGAGCAGCTGGTCGATGACGGCGAGCTTGTCGGAGACCTTGGCGCCGCCGAGGATGACCACGTACGGGCGCTTGACCTCGGCGGTCAGCTTCTTCAGGACGCCGACCTCGGTGGCGATGAGGTAGCCGGCCGCGTGCGGGAGGCGCGCGGGGAGGTCGAAGACCGAAGCGTGCTTGCGGTGGACAGCGCCGAAGCCGTCGCCGACGTAGATGTCGGCCAGCTCGGCCAGCTGGTCCGCGAAGGCGCCGCGCTCGGCGTCGTCCTTCGCGGTCTCACCGGCGTTGAAGCGGAGGTTCTCGATGACGGCGACCTGGCCGTCGGCGAGGGCGGCGACGGTCTCCTTGGCGGAGGTGCCGACGGTGTCGGTGGCGAACGCGACGTCCGTACCGAGCAGCTCACCGAGGCGGACCGCGGCGGGGGCCAGCGAGAAGGCCGGGTCCGGGGCGCCCTTGGGGCGGCCCAGGTGCGAGGCCACGACCACGCGGGCGCCGGCCTCGGCGAGCTTCGCGATGGTCGGCTGCACGGCTCGGATGCGGCCGTCGTCGGTGATCTCACCGTTGGCGAGCGGCACGTTGAGGTCGGCGCGGACGAAGACCCGCTTACCGGAAACGCCCTCGGCGAGAAGTTCGTCGATCGTCTTCATTGCTGTTACTACTCCTTTTCCCCGGCCGGATCCTGTGTCCGTGCGAGGTGAGAGGTACAAGGCAAGCAACAGGGCCCGCACAGCGCTTCGTCGCGCTGCCCGAGCCCCGGTGCTCACATTGTGGTGCCTGCTGCCTTGGTGCTTAGAGCTGGCCGCCGACGAACACGGTCAGGTCGACGAGGCGGTTGGAGTAGCCCCACTCGTTGTCGTACCAGCCGATGACCTTGACGCTCTTGCCCTGGACCATGGTCAGGGAGGAGTCGAAGGTGCAGGAGTACGGCCAGTTCACGATGTCGGAAGAGACGATCGCGTCCTCGGTGTAGTCCAGGATGCCCTTGAGCTGGCCCTGAGAAGCCTTCTGGAAGGCCGAGTTGACCTCGTCCTTGGTGACCTCGCGCTCGAGCTCGATGACGAGGTCGGTGACGGAACCGGTGGGGACCGGGACGCGCATCGCGATGCCGTCGAGCTTGCCCGCCAGCTCCGGGATGACCAGCGCGGTGGCCTTGGCGGCACCCGTGGTGGTCGGGATGATGTTCTCGGCGGCGGCGCGGGCGCGACGCAGGTCCGAGTGCGGGAAGTCCAGGATGCGCTGGTCGTTCGTGTACGCGTGGACCGTCGTCATCATGCCCTTGACGATGCCGAAGTTCTCGAGGAGAACCTTGGCCATCGGCGCCACGCAGTTGGTGGTGCAGGAGGCGTTGGAGATGACGTGGTGGTTGGCCGCGTCGTACTTCTCCTGGTTGACGCCCATCACGATCGTGATGTCCTCGTCCTTGGCCGGAGCCGAGATGAGGACCTTCTTCGCGCCGGCCGCGATGTGCTTGGCGGCGTCGGCCTTCTTGGTGAAGATGCCGGTCGACTCGATGACGATGTCGGCGCCCAGCTCGCCCCACGGCAGGTTCGCGGGGTCGCGCTCGGCGAAGGTCTTGAAGGTGTTGCCGCCGACGGTGATCGTGTCGTCGGTGTGGCTGACCTCGGCCTTGAGGCGGCCCAGGATGGTGTCGTACTTGAGAAGGTGCACCAGGGTGGCATTGTCAGTCAGGTCGTTGACACCGACGATCTCGATGTCCGCTCCCTGCTCCAGGAGCGCACGGAAGTAGTTGCGGCCAATTCGGCCAAAACCGTTGATGCCTACGCGGATCGTCACGAACCGATCTCCTCGTTGGTGCGCCGGCCTGTCCGCCGGCGAGCTGTATGGGATGTCCCCGACCGCTTACGACCCTACCTCTCCGTGAGCTTCCAGGTGACATCGACCATCGTGTGACACGCCCCGGGGCCCCGCACTCCAAGACGAGTACGGGACCCCGGGGACCTTGTGCCCCGTCACTCAAAGTGAGGGCAACGGGGGCATCCGATCAGCGGTTCAGCGAGCGGAGCGCCTTACCGACGAGTACGGCACGATCGGCCGCCGCCGGCACGTGCTCCAGGCCGAAGCCCAGCAGCACCGTGTTACGCGTAGTGACCGCGGCATATGACTTGAACAGCTCG contains these protein-coding regions:
- the pgk gene encoding phosphoglycerate kinase — its product is MKTIDELLAEGVSGKRVFVRADLNVPLANGEITDDGRIRAVQPTIAKLAEAGARVVVASHLGRPKGAPDPAFSLAPAAVRLGELLGTDVAFATDTVGTSAKETVAALADGQVAVIENLRFNAGETAKDDAERGAFADQLAELADIYVGDGFGAVHRKHASVFDLPARLPHAAGYLIATEVGVLKKLTAEVKRPYVVILGGAKVSDKLAVIDQLLGKADRILIGGGMAYTFLYAKGYEVGISLLQKDQVEVVKEYMARAEANGVELVLPVDILASKDFPDLKTKAPAEFITVAADKIPADQEGLDIGPKTRELYASKIADAETVFWNGPVGVFEHPDYANGTKAIAQALLDSSAFTVVGGGDSAAAVRILGFDENAFGHISTGGGASLEYLEGKTLPGLAALEV
- the gap gene encoding type I glyceraldehyde-3-phosphate dehydrogenase; its protein translation is MTIRVGINGFGRIGRNYFRALLEQGADIEIVGVNDLTDNATLVHLLKYDTILGRLKAEVSHTDDTITVGGNTFKTFAERDPANLPWGELGADIVIESTGIFTKKADAAKHIAAGAKKVLISAPAKDEDITIVMGVNQEKYDAANHHVISNASCTTNCVAPMAKVLLENFGIVKGMMTTVHAYTNDQRILDFPHSDLRRARAAAENIIPTTTGAAKATALVIPELAGKLDGIAMRVPVPTGSVTDLVIELEREVTKDEVNSAFQKASQGQLKGILDYTEDAIVSSDIVNWPYSCTFDSSLTMVQGKSVKVIGWYDNEWGYSNRLVDLTVFVGGQL
- the secG gene encoding preprotein translocase subunit SecG, with amino-acid sequence MGFSIALVVFSALLMLLVLMHKGKGGGLSDMFGGGMQSSVGGSSVAERNLDRITVVIGLLWFACIVALGLLMKSGS
- the tpiA gene encoding triose-phosphate isomerase codes for the protein MTTRTPLMAGNWKMNLNHLEAIAHVQKLAFALADKDYDAVEVAVLPPFVDLRSVQTLVDGDKLKIKYGAQDISAHDSGAYTGEISGPMLSKLKCTFVAVGHSERRQYHAESDEICNAKVKAAYKHGITPILCVGEGLDIRKAGQQVPYTLSQLDGGLKDVPAEQVESIVIAYEPVWAIGTGEVATPEDAQEVCGAIRVRLAELYSQELADKVRIQYGGSVKSGNIAAIMAQPDVDGALIGGAALDADEFVKIVRFRDQ